The following coding sequences lie in one Chionomys nivalis chromosome 8, mChiNiv1.1, whole genome shotgun sequence genomic window:
- the Lipk gene encoding lipase member K, whose translation MADSKMRWLLTAAWCMLLPGSIHSYKQGSITNPEAYMNISQIISYWGYPYEKYDVVTEDGYILGTYRIPHGKGCSRKTAPKAVVYLQHGLVASASNWICNLPNNSLAFLLADSGYDVWLGNSRGNTWSRKHLRLSPKSPQYWAFSLDEMAKYDLPATINLILEKSGQKQLFYVGHSQGTTIAFIAFSTNPELAKKIKVFFALAPVATVKYTRSPMKKLTALSRQAVKVLFGDKMFSSHTLLEQFIATKVCNHKIFHPMCSNFMFSLSGFDRQNLNMSRLDVYLAQSQAGTSVQNMLHWAQAVNSGRLQAFDWGNANQNMMHFNQLTPPVYNITKMRVPTAMWSGGQDVVADAQDTKDLLPKVANLIYYKEIPHYNHLDFYLGQDAPWEIYQDLIRMMEEYSQN comes from the exons GCAGATTCCAAAATGCGGTGGCTTTTAACAGCAGCATGGTGTATGCTTCTTCCCGGATCCATACACAGCTATAAGCAAGGGAGCATCACAAATCCCGAAGCCTATATGAATATT AGTCAGATTATTTCTTACTGGGGCTATCCTTATGAAAAGTACGATGTTGTAACAGAGGATGGTTATATCCTCGGGACTTACCGGATTCCTCATGGCAAAGGATGTTCAAGGAAAACAG CTCCGAAGGCAGTCGTGTATCTGCAGCATGGCTTAGTTGCTTCTGCCAGTAACTGGATTTGCAACTTGCCCAACAACAGCTTGGCTTTCCTTCTGGCCGATAGTGGTTATGACGTGTGGCTGGGGAACAGCCGAGGAAACACCTGGTCCAGAAAACACCTGAGATTGTCTCCCAAGTCACCTCAATATTGGGCTTTCAG TTTGGATGAGATGGCTAAATATGATCTTCCAGCCACAATAAATTTAATCCTGGAGAAAAGTGGACAGAAGCAACTCTTCTATGTGGGCCATTCCCAGGGTACCACCATAG CCTTCATAGCATTCTCAACAAATCCAGAACTGGCTAAAAAAATTAAGGTATTTTTTGCACTCGCTCCAGTGGCCACAGTAAAATACACCAGAAGTCCCATGAAAAAATTAACTGCTCTTTCCAGGCAAGCTGTCAAG GTATTGTTTGGTGACAAAATGTTCTCCTCTCACACATTGCTTGAACAATTCATTGCCACCAAAGTGTGCAACCATAAGATATTTCATCCTATGTGCAGCAACTTCATGTTTTCTCTGAGTGGATTTGATCGCCAAAATTTAAATATG AGTCGCTTGGATGTTTACCTGGCACAGAGTCAAGCAGGAACATCTGTTCAGAACATGCTGCACTGGGCCCAg GCTGTCAATTCTGGTCGACTCCAAGCTTTTGACTGGGGCAACGCTAACCAGAACATGATGCATTTCAATCAG CTTACACCTCCTGTGTACAACATCACTAAGATGCGGGTCCCAACGGCTATGTGGAGTGGAGGACAGGATGTTGTGGCAGATGCCCAGGACACTAAAGATCTGCTCCCTAAAGTCGCCAACCTTATCTACTACAAGGAGATCCCACACTACAATCATTTGGATTTTTACCTTGGACAGGATGCACCCTGGGAAATTTACCAAGACCTGATTAGAATGATGGAAGAATATTCACAAAATTAA